Genomic segment of Mytilus edulis chromosome 12, xbMytEdul2.2, whole genome shotgun sequence:
tttccttttttcaataCTAATTAGacgatatttgtttttcgtcaaataaatatataaacaaaaataattgccAGCATAAATAAGATATGGACATATAACAACACTTGCAACAATTTTACTACTGGAACGgtcattttaaactgaaaaactCTGATATACCTGAATTTACTACAAGGCGTTTTCTCTATCTACATGGCCTACTTGAACCAGTACGGACTGGTACTTAATCGATTTCGGTAGTAAATGTACTGAACATGTAGTGAACAACGGAAAACGATCTTGGCATATTGCCTTTCAGTTAATTCCGGCAATTAAGAGTTGTTTAATAGCATTAGTAAAACAGTTGTTAATGCAAATAACACTAAATGCTTACGTTTCACGTTCATTTAAGTACCATGAAACTCATGTTTTATAAcatagcaacacgacgggtgccacatgtggagcaggatctacttacccttccggagcacctgagttcaccccaagtttttggtgtggttcgtgttgcttagtcttttgcttataatgttgtgtcttctgtactattatttgtctgtttgactttttttatttttagccatggcgttgtcagtttttttttctatcaatgagTTTGACTGAAATGTCTGCATTGTTATCAAATAACTCTTCACTGTTTAAATCTTAGATATTATCAATTTAGTTTGAAGTATCTTTTAATTGATTGTAGACGTTGATTTGTAACAATACTGGAACAAACCTGCTACTGATGGGCTTTATTAGTTCATATTGCAGTTTATACCTATAACTTATTGTTTATCTTCTACTCTAAAACGTAAAGATGttgacaatgataaaaaaatgaattttaattacTATcagcatgtatatatcatatattcacCTTTTAATTGCCGATGAACAAATGATGAAGGCTTTATCTGACAGATTTTACGTTACTTTTTAAACAGTGATTCACAATTATTTCTACATTGAGTATACATATTCCTAAAGGTTATCAATGTACCAATATACGTAAGATCTATAAAAATCATGATAATCTGTATGTATGTTGATATTTCCTTATTTTGTTACTCACTTCAAAAGTCAATTGTAGATCGGACAAAAATGATCGCTGACAATGCATAACTTGTGATATTCAGACATTTTGACTATATTGATAAAAACAAGCTGATACATTAGTACTACATTTACAACTAACAATGTAAAGTTGATTTGTTTGAATGAATTAGtaatgttaataatttttttttagataattcagAGAAGATTAGATGGATCTGTTAATTTCCAGAGAACTTGGAAAGATTACGAGAATGGATTTGGAAATGTTAATGGTGAATACTGGCTAGGTATGTACATTAAAgagaaatacaattataaaagttTCCGAAATATCATGTCATCACGTCATTGCTTGACAAATGTGAAATATACCCACAAAGGCTGTTTGGTTACAATTCATataattgaataattttatttcagtttctCGACACAACTATTGCAATATGGTTGGTTCCTACTGAAAATTACTGAATTTCAAACGCATGGAACGCAAAAAGCAAGCGTTATTAaggaaaaaaatacattatagtATACTTAAGAAATAagcttaattatataaaaaagaagatgtggtatgattgccaatgagacaactatccacaaaagaccaaaatgacacagacattaacaactatagatcaccgtatggccttcaacaatgagcaaagcccataccgcatagtcagctacaataggccccgataagacaatgtaaaacaattcaaacgagaaaactaacggccttatttatgtaaaaaaatgaacgaaaaacaaatatgtaacacataaacaaacgacaaccactgaattacaggctcctgacttgggacaggcacatacataaaaaatgtggctgggttaaacatgttagcgggatcccaaccctccccctaacctgggacagtggtataacagtacaacataagaacaaactataaaaatcagttgaaaaaggcttaactcatcagatgacaaaaatgcaagtagacgtggccgggtacttatacatcccgacacaaacaGACGCAATGacaagatctgagagtactcgcagttatctgacagctagttcaaagccactaacaactaataaaaaatcatgcatctaagactaaacaatcaatccgtacacatccaacatccaatggatttagtgtaaagacgtcataaacagccagagaaaaacatgacattgtgcaatgccaagttacaggtatcgacagattgtagatccatgaatatatatatatgtatataacatactagtaatatttagttagcttttaatttactgataacaaaatcaatatttataccaataaaaacaatattcaatgatcttactacagtgttgaataggtaaccttttagaataagtttatttaaaggagcgacaagtttacatggatcatttttaaatttccgggcacggttaacaacatttccgtaaaaatgaggatgtgctatcccgtttgaaataagttttctacacgtacaaccaaacttcaaaaccaaatctttatatctatggaaaaatttagtaaaggttttaagtaatttatggtaacgatatccctggtttaataatttaccagtaatacataggttgcgttcgttaaattcaaaaacgtcacaacagacaccggcatagcgaacaagttgtgaaatataaacaccgtaagatggtgccaaaggaacatcaccatctaaaaatggaaaattaacaatagggaacgaaaaatggtctcttttgtcgtaaattttagtgtggagtatcccgtttaaaaccgaaatatctcaatccaggaaaggacagttattaccgaataaatttgatttatttaaagtaagttccttggggtaaatttctgcagtaaattgagaaaattcttgattatttaacgaaaaactatcatcaagataacggtaagtgttgttgaatttatcaattaaatgcaatttcgacgggtctttactgagtttattCATacactgtgattcgtaacagtacaaaaacaagtttgCTATTAAAGGGACACAATTAGTtcccatggggatacctacaacctgtcgataaactttgttgccgaaacgtacataaatattatcaaggagaaaataaacagcttcaatcatctcatcacacctccagtaagtatatctatcatatttacctttctaatttgagaagaaggctttaaatgagttgcagcaaataaatctacattcagctttaccaaacgaccatttatttaaaaaggaaaacttttgtttaataagatagtgtggaagtgtagtgtaaagagtagaaaaatcagaactattaacagaatcaaaaggaccatcaaaagcacgtaatttatctaaaacatccaaagaattttttacactccaaaaatggtttataccactctgttcatatattttattacaatagtttatgataagctctttaatagtagttaatgaactagttaagagcactgacagattagttgtagaacacttactagaggccgagatgaaacgatatttaaatggttttttgtgtagtttaggtagtcaatacatagtagggacaatcaaatgttcagaagaagccttaagctttgatgtggttgtgatatgCCTGTTTACTGTATGACTCTCTGTGGAGTGGATGGACGTGAATGTAGatgcatttaaaatttcattcttaagaacgtccgtgtagtatttacggcataccaccaccacattgttggctgctttgtcgtATGAATGGTTTCGATTATAATAGAATAAATACGGCAACTGTTTCGGATCAAAGCGCTCTAGGTGAAGGCATTATTTGCCGTACCCATAAATCAACGCACTATTCAATTGACGTAAAAAAAAACGCAGCAAACTGAgtaagtgacatgcttaaactttttaaaataacatgtttaGATAGGTTTGGATTAATCTAAATGATAAGTGTACTTATATGTATTCTATGTATGAAAAATGTCTTCTGTAACACATTTTAtcatcgtttgtttatgtttccCTGTTGTTGTGATCGTCGGTTTATTTACCTGTAGAACGCTTATATTCCtacgtcatcgttctatgacgATGGATAGCTCattcatgaaaaaaacatatgacgaGGGAGTACGATTGGAACAGCTcatacaatatattcatattttaccatagGTGTGTACTCAAAACGTTTGAAGAACGTCAtgttaaaataacatttataagtGTGGATGAATATGTTGCAGTGCATAATTCATTCACTTGAGGCTTTCTGcctatatcttctttttattgaatTTCGACATGTTGTATTTTCTTGTAATGTTATCGTTTTGTATGCATTATAAGGAAACAAACATATTCACAGCCTGACATCCAGTGGTAAATATGAACTGAGAATAGATCTAACGGACCAGCCCACTACAAAGAAGTATGTTGTGTATAAAACGTTTGTTGTTGGAGATGCAGCGTCTAAGTACAAACTGACTATTGGGGATTATAGTGGAAATGCAGGTAATAATAGTACATCTATGTGAAAATATATAACAGTACAAATAATTATGTACCATGCAGTATAATGAGTTATGGGTGTTTATTTAGTCTTCAATATTATTTAACGTACAGTACTTTGAATGAATATGGTTAGAATATCAACGAACAACAGTAGATCtacatttgacatgtttgaggtGGAAGTTGTTGACTGATGCTAAAAATCAAAATACTACTTGGAATAACCCAACCAAGATAAAATACACATAGTAAATGATAGAGAAGACGAATTTAGACTCGATTTAAAATCaatagagaataaaaaaaaacgtgctaaaacagaatttttttttcatgattggacgatatgaaaaaaataaaaagatatttgtttcTCTATATGTGAGTGGCAACAAACCCAATATCAGTGGTTGTGAttaatcaataattttttttttatttatataggtGATCAAATGGCTTACCATAATGGAATGAAGTTCTCAACGACTGACCAAGATAATGATCAAGACAGTGGTAAATGTGTAGACAACTTTGGACCATGGTGGCACAAAGGCTGTTGTCACAGTGGCCTTAACAAGGCATTCAAAAGCAACCTGTACTGGGCTTCGTTCAGTAGCAGCAACTCAGCCAAAACGTCAGTGATGATGATAAGAGAACTATAATAGATAAAACAGTGGCAAATCTATCTTTGAAATAATTTCCTTTTCTGAAATAATGTGATTGGATAAATATCTGAAATGTTAACTACATTTCTGATAAAAgacattgtatttattgtttcCTTAAAATATCCCTCTTTAATATTATGAATTATGTACatattatttggtaaataaatcaaaattatctctgttttttgctttttgtccaaCCAAGAAAAGTAAATTTGGGTCGATACAAGTCCTGGTGGACAAGATAAGATTGCCTGTCAGATCGTAGTCTCacaaaaaacaattgaaagacATATTACAGTGGTCTAAACAAGGAATTCAAAAGCAACCTGTACTGGTTTTATTTCAGTAGCAGATCAGCCAAAACGTCAGTTACGATGATAAGAAAACTATAATACTTAAATTCAGTTTTTAAGCTTGCATGGtttgaaataatttaaagttGTTGATTAATGTGTTGGatgaataaagaaatatttgaaatattaatttcatttcGGAAAAAGAAGACATTTCATTTATTACATGCTTAAATATACATGTGTGCCTGTTTAATTTATGAATTATGTACTAATTTTTGGTTAATAATTCAAAATACCTTTGATTTAGCTTCTCGTCCAACATGTCCAAGAAAAAAAACAGGTGGACAGATCGTAGtatgacaaaacacaattaaAGGACATCTAGAGATCAACATACATGTGTCTAGACAATTCAGGTgtaaataaattatcataaaaaaaataataaatttgccaTAACTCTacgaatttaaaaaataaataaaacacagtCCTCACTATAAACGAGTAGCGACATACACATTTTAAATAGGCTGATCTTAATTTTCCATTTATCCTACACCTTACCAATTTCGTTCAGTTAACGTaaacaaaagagaaaaaagaagaaacaacCTACACTGTTACATAGTACAcggaaaaaaattacaaatatgtaCATCAATAAACAATTCTAATTGAAATGATTCTTTCGCCTTGTAAACAACACCCTGAtaaaaattctcgatatatctatacttagtgTAGACTcacagatatacataataatgggtGTTACATTATACCTCctacgtaaatccacatgtaacTCTAACCCTAACCATAATCCTAACCCAATTTGCAAACGTCATGTACATTGattagacataggaagatgtggtttaagtgtcaatgagacaactctccatccaaaataaaaatttagaaaaaagtaaaccattatagatcaatgtacggccttcaacacggagccttggctcacaacgaacaacaagctataaagggccccaaaataactagtgtgaaaccattcaaacgggaaaaccaacgatctaatctatataaaattaaattgtggaagaaaaaaaaataagaaaaaaaagaaacgtagaataataATAcgtccccccccccccactccgttgagggtgccataattaaCATCCGCGAAAGTCCATTAATGCTGTTGGTGCATTTAAGTCCGTtcaaacatgacgtcatacaaatgaaaacgatAAAGCTGAAGTTTTTCTCGTTTGGGGAACCATCGAAATTCGCATAATATTGCATTAAAACGCATTTTTGAGGATGATTTTGTTCTGTTTTCTATTTTATAGCATTATTCGTATATTTATTGATTTCAACAGGTCAATATGACGGCTCGTTAGctacgaaatgtcaactttggatttgacagTAGCTtatgagaaaaacatgtaaatcaaaaatggcaaatgttggatTTGAAAATTTAGAGAATTAAAACCAATTTTTCTAGCTGTTATTTACGacataattgatgcaagctacaGATTTATCAATATCTTTTAGCTTTATTTAACGGCACATCCACTCTCTATACATTTGTAATGACAGTATTCAtggtatttgtcctattagaatctaAATAAtgcatggaagccatagatttgttgcaAATTTAAACAATGTCTTGTCCGTGATATTCGTTAactttatccctcgctaacgctcaggataaaatttgaaaatcacGGTCCATgtcatgtgtaaatttccaacaaatctatggcttccatgaattttttcttaatagaATGTCGCGTAAAAAATGGTCACCGTTACCGATAACAAATAATACACTTGCTGGTATTAAATCATGTTTGAACTCCTTGGAAGAACAATCAACGCTACGAAAAACAATAGTTCGGGTTTTGCATCTGATAGATGAGGAGATTTTTAATCACAATTATGcatcaacagatttttttttctagttgtTCGATgtgttattttgtattaaattttttatcattttatctaATCAAATGTATTGAACTCGTTTttccggtatttttttt
This window contains:
- the LOC139497163 gene encoding fibrinogen-like protein A isoform X3; this encodes MNSEKCLPANHSLTAEDIKKDTQNILNHVVLYEEIVKLNKQVKEKIKWIIKESGNEKQVSDILRMLTRDVKASGVCAIKKDCTELRDDVSTSDVYLIRPAKSEVKVYCDMTTDGGGWTIIQRRLDGSVNFQRTWKDYENGFGNVNGEYWLGNKHIHSLTSSGKYELRIDLTDQPTTKKYVVYKTFVVGDAASKYKLTIGDYSGNAGDQMAYHNGMKFSTTDQDNDQDSGKCVDNFGPWWHKGCCHSGLNKAFKSNLYWASFSSSNSAKTSVMMIREL
- the LOC139497163 gene encoding fibrinogen-like protein A isoform X2 — encoded protein: MYELQEKCLPANHSLTAEDIKKDTQNILNHVVLYEEIVKLNKQVKEKIKWIIKESGNEKQVSDILRMLTRDVKASGVCAIKKDCTELRDDVSTSDVYLIRPAKSEVKVYCDMTTDGGGWTIIQRRLDGSVNFQRTWKDYENGFGNVNGEYWLGNKHIHSLTSSGKYELRIDLTDQPTTKKYVVYKTFVVGDAASKYKLTIGDYSGNAGDQMAYHNGMKFSTTDQDNDQDSGKCVDNFGPWWHKGCCHSGLNKAFKSNLYWASFSSSNSAKTSVMMIREL
- the LOC139497163 gene encoding fibrinogen-like protein A isoform X4; the encoded protein is MHWILPCTLFVAVNSYSVTGNIEVSHGRKTPVDLRVDGIMYELQESGNEKQVSDILRMLTRDVKASGVCAIKKDCTELRDDVSTSDVYLIRPAKSEVKVYCDMTTDGGGWTIIQRRLDGSVNFQRTWKDYENGFGNVNGEYWLGNKHIHSLTSSGKYELRIDLTDQPTTKKYVVYKTFVVGDAASKYKLTIGDYSGNAGDQMAYHNGMKFSTTDQDNDQDSGKCVDNFGPWWHKGCCHSGLNKAFKSNLYWASFSSSNSAKTSVMMIREL
- the LOC139497163 gene encoding fibrinogen-like protein A isoform X1, with the translated sequence MHWILPCTLFVAVNSYSVTGNIEVSHGRKTPVDLRVDGIMYELQEKCLPANHSLTAEDIKKDTQNILNHVVLYEEIVKLNKQVKEKIKWIIKESGNEKQVSDILRMLTRDVKASGVCAIKKDCTELRDDVSTSDVYLIRPAKSEVKVYCDMTTDGGGWTIIQRRLDGSVNFQRTWKDYENGFGNVNGEYWLGNKHIHSLTSSGKYELRIDLTDQPTTKKYVVYKTFVVGDAASKYKLTIGDYSGNAGDQMAYHNGMKFSTTDQDNDQDSGKCVDNFGPWWHKGCCHSGLNKAFKSNLYWASFSSSNSAKTSVMMIREL